From Mycobacterium lacus, one genomic window encodes:
- a CDS encoding enoyl-CoA hydratase: protein MSEFVSVVVSDGSRDAGLAMLLLSRPPTNAMTRQVYREITNAAVELGRRDDVAAVILFGGHEIFSAGDDMSELRTLTAPEAGIAAQVRRDAIAAVAAIPKPTVAAITGYALGAGLTLALAADWRVGGDNAKFGATEILAGLIPDGDGMTRLTRAAGASRAKELVFSGRFVDAEEALALGLIDDMVAPDDVYDAAAAWARRFLDGPAHALAAAKAGMNDIVDLEPAHRRAAQRRRYLEVFAAGHDGAGKADQEGH, encoded by the coding sequence TTGAGCGAGTTCGTCAGCGTCGTGGTCAGCGACGGCTCACGGGATGCCGGGCTGGCCATGCTGCTCCTGTCGAGACCACCCACCAATGCGATGACCCGCCAGGTCTACCGGGAAATCACGAACGCGGCCGTCGAACTCGGCCGCCGCGACGACGTTGCCGCGGTGATCCTGTTCGGTGGCCACGAGATCTTCTCCGCCGGGGACGACATGTCCGAGCTGCGGACCCTGACCGCGCCGGAGGCCGGCATCGCCGCGCAAGTGCGGCGCGACGCGATTGCGGCGGTGGCGGCGATCCCGAAGCCGACCGTCGCCGCGATCACCGGATACGCGCTGGGCGCGGGCCTGACGCTGGCGCTGGCCGCCGACTGGCGAGTCGGCGGCGACAACGCGAAATTCGGCGCGACGGAGATCCTGGCCGGCCTGATCCCGGACGGCGACGGAATGACCCGCCTGACCCGCGCGGCCGGGGCGAGCAGAGCCAAGGAGCTGGTCTTCAGCGGGCGCTTTGTCGACGCGGAGGAGGCCTTGGCGCTCGGCCTGATCGACGACATGGTGGCTCCCGACGACGTGTACGACGCCGCCGCGGCCTGGGCGCGCCGTTTCCTCGACGGCCCGGCGCATGCGCTGGCCGCCGCCAAGGCCGGCATGAACGACATCGTCGACCTGGAGCCGGCCCACCGGCGCGCCGCCCAGCGCCGCCGCTACCTCGAGGTGTTCGCCGCCGGTCATGATGGTGCCGGTAAGGCCGACCAGGAAGGCCATTAG
- a CDS encoding NUDIX hydrolase — MSTPSEPRTPRPAATVMLVRDSPDGLNVFLMRRHSAMDFAAGVMVFPGGGVDERDRSADLGRLGAWAGPPPQWWAQRFGIEPDLAEALVCAAARETFEESGVLFAGRADDPNGIVRDASVYGGSRARLADRTLSFADFLRTENLVLRSDLLRPWANWVTPEAELSRRYDTYFFVGALPEGQRADGENTESDRADWTLPQDALDDFAAGRNILLPPTWTQLDSLASRTVADVLAVERQIVPVQPNLTQNGDNWEIEYFDSDRYNAARISGGATGWPF, encoded by the coding sequence ATGAGTACACCCAGCGAGCCCCGGACACCGCGCCCGGCGGCGACGGTGATGCTGGTCCGCGACAGCCCCGACGGCCTCAACGTCTTCCTGATGCGACGGCACTCGGCGATGGACTTCGCCGCCGGGGTAATGGTGTTTCCCGGCGGAGGTGTCGACGAGCGGGATCGCAGCGCCGACTTGGGCCGGCTAGGGGCCTGGGCCGGCCCGCCGCCGCAGTGGTGGGCGCAGCGGTTCGGAATCGAACCCGACCTGGCCGAGGCCCTGGTCTGCGCCGCGGCCCGGGAGACCTTCGAGGAATCGGGGGTGCTGTTCGCCGGGCGGGCCGACGATCCGAACGGCATCGTCCGGGATGCCTCGGTGTACGGCGGCTCCCGCGCCCGGTTGGCTGATCGCACCTTGTCCTTCGCGGACTTCCTGCGCACCGAAAACCTGGTGCTGCGGTCGGACCTGCTGCGGCCCTGGGCGAATTGGGTCACCCCGGAGGCCGAACTCAGCCGCCGCTACGACACCTATTTTTTTGTGGGGGCGCTACCGGAGGGCCAGCGCGCCGACGGCGAGAACACCGAATCCGACCGCGCCGATTGGACTTTGCCGCAAGACGCGCTCGACGACTTCGCAGCCGGCCGCAACATCCTGCTGCCGCCGACCTGGACACAGCTGGACTCACTGGCCAGCCGCACCGTCGCCGATGTGCTGGCCGTCGAGCGCCAGATCGTGCCGGTGCAGCCAAACCTGACCCAAAACGGCGACAACTGGGAGATCGAGTACTTCGACTCCGACCGATACAACGCGGCGCGCATCTCGGGCGGGGCCACTGGATGGCCGTTTTGA
- a CDS encoding ABC transporter ATP-binding protein, with amino-acid sequence MRHDDRVPEAAADPDLLIDFRDVSLRRDGRVLVGPVDWAVELDERWVIIGPNGAGKTSLLRIAAAAEHPSSGVAFVLGERLGRVDVTELRARIGLSSSAVAQRVPDDEVVRDLVISAGYAVLGRWRERYEDLDYRRAIDMLESLGAEHLADRTYGTLSEGERKRVQIARALMTDPELLLLDEPAAGLDLGGREELVARLADLAADPDAPALVLVTHHVEEVPPGFSHCMLLSEARVVAAGLLPDVLTAENLSTAFGQSIALDVVDGRYFARRVRTRPAHRRQV; translated from the coding sequence ATACGGCACGATGATCGGGTGCCCGAGGCTGCGGCAGATCCCGATCTGTTGATCGACTTCCGAGACGTTTCGCTGCGCCGCGACGGGCGCGTGTTGGTCGGCCCGGTGGATTGGGCGGTCGAACTCGACGAACGGTGGGTGATCATCGGTCCCAACGGGGCCGGCAAGACGTCGCTGCTGCGCATCGCCGCAGCAGCCGAGCACCCGTCGTCGGGCGTCGCCTTTGTGCTGGGCGAGCGGCTGGGTCGGGTCGACGTCACGGAGCTGCGGGCGCGGATCGGGCTGAGTTCCTCAGCGGTGGCCCAGCGGGTGCCCGACGATGAAGTGGTGCGCGACCTCGTCATCTCGGCCGGCTATGCGGTGCTGGGCCGGTGGCGGGAGCGCTACGAGGATCTCGACTATCGCCGGGCGATCGACATGCTGGAGAGCCTGGGCGCCGAGCATCTGGCCGACCGCACCTACGGGACGTTGTCCGAAGGTGAGCGCAAACGGGTACAGATCGCCCGTGCGCTGATGACCGACCCGGAGCTGCTGCTGCTCGACGAACCCGCCGCCGGCCTGGACCTGGGTGGCCGCGAGGAGTTGGTCGCGCGGCTGGCCGACCTGGCCGCCGACCCCGACGCGCCCGCGCTGGTGCTGGTCACCCATCACGTGGAGGAGGTGCCGCCCGGCTTCAGCCACTGCATGCTGCTGTCGGAGGCGCGGGTGGTTGCGGCGGGTCTGTTGCCGGACGTGCTGACCGCCGAAAACCTGTCCACCGCGTTCGGCCAGTCGATCGCCCTGGACGTCGTCGACGGGCGATACTTCGCCCGGCGGGTTCGCACCCGCCCAGCCCATCGGAGGCAGGTATGA
- the serB gene encoding phosphoserine phosphatase SerB translates to MTKPPKVSVLITVTGVDQPGVTSALFEVLSGHGVELLNVEQVVIRGRLTLGVLVSAALEVADGTPLRDDVEAAIHGMGLDVTIERSDDVPVIRDPSTHTIFVLGRPITASAFGAVAKEVAALGVNIDVIRGISDYPVTGLELRVSVPPGVDGRLQTALTKVAIDEHVDVAVEDYGLAWRTKRLIVFDVDSTLVQGEAIEMLAARAGAQGAVAAITEAAMRGELDFAQSLRQRVATLAGLPATVIDDVAGQLELMPGARTTIRTLRRLGFRCGVVSGGFRRIIEPLARELMLDFVKANELEIVDGLLTGRVVGPIVDRAGKAQALRDFAAEFGVPMEQTVAVGDGANDIDMLAAAGLGIAFNAKPALREVADASLSHPYLDTVLFLLGVTRGEIEAADAVDGVMRRVEIPPD, encoded by the coding sequence GTGACCAAACCACCCAAGGTGTCGGTGCTGATCACCGTCACCGGCGTCGATCAACCCGGTGTGACGTCCGCGCTCTTCGAGGTGCTCTCTGGGCACGGAGTCGAGCTGCTCAACGTCGAACAGGTGGTGATCCGGGGCCGGCTCACGCTGGGTGTGCTGGTGTCGGCTGCGCTGGAAGTGGCCGACGGTACCCCGTTGCGAGACGATGTCGAAGCCGCCATCCACGGGATGGGCCTCGATGTCACGATCGAGCGCAGCGACGACGTGCCGGTGATCCGGGATCCGTCGACCCACACCATTTTCGTGCTGGGCCGGCCGATAACCGCGTCCGCGTTCGGCGCGGTGGCCAAGGAGGTGGCCGCCTTGGGCGTCAACATCGACGTCATCCGCGGCATCTCCGACTATCCGGTCACCGGATTGGAGTTGCGGGTCTCGGTGCCGCCCGGGGTCGATGGCCGGCTGCAAACCGCCCTGACGAAGGTCGCCATCGACGAGCATGTCGACGTCGCGGTCGAGGATTACGGGTTGGCCTGGCGCACCAAGCGGCTCATCGTGTTCGATGTCGATTCGACCCTGGTCCAGGGCGAGGCCATCGAAATGCTGGCGGCCCGGGCGGGCGCCCAGGGAGCGGTCGCGGCGATCACCGAGGCCGCGATGCGCGGCGAGCTGGACTTCGCGCAGTCGCTTCGGCAGCGCGTGGCCACTTTGGCCGGCTTGCCCGCCACGGTGATCGACGACGTCGCCGGACAGCTCGAACTGATGCCGGGCGCCCGCACCACGATACGCACGTTGCGCCGCTTGGGTTTTCGCTGCGGCGTGGTCTCCGGGGGCTTTCGGCGGATCATCGAACCGCTCGCCCGGGAGCTGATGCTCGACTTCGTCAAAGCCAACGAGCTCGAGATCGTCGACGGCTTGCTCACCGGCCGCGTGGTTGGGCCCATCGTCGACCGGGCCGGCAAGGCTCAGGCGTTGCGCGACTTCGCGGCCGAGTTCGGGGTGCCGATGGAGCAGACCGTCGCGGTCGGCGACGGGGCCAACGACATCGACATGCTGGCCGCGGCCGGGCTGGGAATCGCGTTCAACGCCAAGCCGGCGCTGCGCGAAGTGGCCGACGCGTCGTTGAGCCATCCCTACCTGGACACGGTGCTGTTTCTGCTGGGTGTGACGCGCGGCGAGATCGAGGCCGCCGACGCCGTCGACGGCGTGATGCGCCGAGTCGAGATCCCGCCTGACTAG
- the ctaD gene encoding aa3-type cytochrome oxidase subunit I, which produces MTAEAPPLGELEAIRPYPARTGPKGNLVYKLIATTDHKMIGIMYCVACFVFFFIGGLLALFMRAELATPGLQFLSNEQFNQLFTMHGTIMLLFYATPIVFGFANLVLPLQIGAPDVAFPRLNAFSFWLFVFGATIAMAGFITPGGAADFGWTAYTPLSDAIHSPGTGGDLWILGLAVAGLGTILGAVNMITTVVCMRAPGMTMFRMPIFTWNILVTSILVLIVFPLLTAALFGLAADRHLGAHIYDPANGGVLLWQHLFWFFGHPEVYIIALPFFGIVSEIFPVFSRKPIFGYTTLVYATLSIAALSVAVWAHHMFATGAVLLPFFSFMTYLIAVPTGIKFFNWIGTMWKGQLTFETPMLFSVGFAVTFLLGGLTGVLLASPPLDFHVTDSYFVVAHFHYVLFGTIVFSTFAGIYFWFPKMTGRLLDERLGKLHFWLTFIGFHTTFLVQHWLGDEGMPRRYADYLPTDGFTSLNVVSTIGAFILGASMFPFVWNVFKSWRYGEVVTVDDPWGYGNSLEWATSCPPPRHNFTELPRIRSERPAFEMHYPHMVERLRAEAHVGRHHDELAQVTAN; this is translated from the coding sequence TTGACAGCCGAAGCGCCCCCGTTGGGAGAACTCGAGGCCATCCGTCCGTATCCGGCCCGGACCGGTCCCAAAGGGAACCTCGTCTACAAGCTGATCGCCACCACCGATCACAAGATGATCGGCATCATGTACTGCGTCGCCTGCTTCGTCTTCTTCTTCATCGGCGGGCTGTTGGCGCTGTTCATGCGCGCCGAGTTGGCCACGCCCGGTCTGCAGTTCTTGTCGAATGAGCAGTTCAACCAGCTGTTCACCATGCACGGCACGATCATGCTGCTGTTCTATGCCACCCCGATCGTGTTCGGCTTCGCCAACCTGGTGTTGCCACTGCAGATCGGCGCGCCCGACGTGGCATTCCCGCGGCTAAACGCCTTCTCGTTCTGGTTGTTCGTGTTCGGCGCCACGATCGCGATGGCCGGCTTCATCACGCCCGGCGGGGCCGCCGACTTCGGCTGGACCGCCTATACCCCGTTGAGCGACGCCATCCACTCGCCCGGCACCGGCGGTGACCTGTGGATCCTGGGTCTGGCGGTTGCCGGCCTGGGCACCATCTTGGGTGCGGTCAACATGATCACCACCGTGGTCTGCATGCGCGCGCCCGGCATGACGATGTTCCGGATGCCGATCTTCACCTGGAACATCCTGGTGACGTCCATCCTCGTGCTGATCGTCTTCCCGCTGCTGACCGCGGCGCTGTTCGGGCTGGCCGCCGACCGCCACCTGGGGGCCCACATCTACGACCCGGCCAACGGTGGGGTCCTGTTGTGGCAGCACCTGTTCTGGTTCTTCGGCCACCCCGAGGTCTACATCATCGCGCTGCCGTTCTTCGGGATCGTCTCGGAGATCTTCCCGGTGTTTTCCCGCAAGCCGATCTTCGGTTACACCACGCTGGTCTACGCGACGCTGTCGATCGCGGCGTTGTCGGTCGCGGTGTGGGCGCACCACATGTTCGCCACCGGAGCCGTCCTGCTGCCGTTCTTTTCGTTCATGACGTATCTGATCGCGGTGCCGACCGGGATCAAGTTCTTCAACTGGATCGGCACGATGTGGAAGGGCCAGTTGACCTTTGAGACGCCGATGCTGTTCTCGGTCGGCTTCGCGGTCACCTTCCTCCTGGGTGGTCTGACCGGCGTGCTGCTGGCCAGCCCGCCGCTGGATTTCCATGTGACCGACAGTTACTTCGTCGTCGCGCACTTCCATTACGTGCTGTTCGGCACGATCGTGTTCTCCACCTTCGCCGGTATCTACTTCTGGTTCCCGAAGATGACCGGCCGGCTGCTCGACGAACGACTGGGCAAGCTGCACTTCTGGTTGACGTTCATCGGGTTTCACACCACGTTCCTGGTGCAGCACTGGCTGGGCGATGAGGGCATGCCGCGCCGCTACGCCGACTACCTGCCCACCGACGGCTTTACCAGCCTGAACGTCGTCTCGACGATCGGGGCCTTCATCCTGGGCGCGTCGATGTTCCCGTTCGTGTGGAACGTCTTCAAGAGCTGGCGGTACGGCGAGGTCGTCACCGTTGACGACCCGTGGGGATACGGCAACTCGCTGGAGTGGGCGACCAGTTGCCCGCCGCCGCGGCACAACTTCACCGAACTGCCGCGCATCCGTTCCGAGCGGCCGGCGTTCGAAATGCACTATCCACACATGGTGGAACGGCTGCGCGCCGAGGCGCACGTCGGACGTCACCACGACGAGCTCGCCCAGGTGACCGCGAACTGA
- a CDS encoding iron-siderophore ABC transporter substrate-binding protein: MVTCSGCGSDQPPTTSSRSVVTPTTQIAGAGVLGNDRKPDESCARDPAAADPGPATRPAHNAAGVTPDVAQVPADPQRIVVLSGDQLDALCALGLQSRVIAAALPDGSSSQPSYLGKAVHGLPGVGTRSSPDLDAIAAAHPDLILGSQAFTPKLYPRLAAIAPTVFTAAPGAAWEDNLRGVGAATARSGAMDALLTGFAARAKLVGANHDATHFQASIVQLTTNTMRVFGANNFPASVLTAVGVDRPASQRFTDKPYIEIGTTDADLANGQDLSAADADIVYVSCASSAAAERAATVLDSGPWRKLSANHDNRVFVVNDEIWQTGEGLIAARGIVDDLRWVNAPIN, translated from the coding sequence ATGGTGACGTGCAGCGGCTGCGGGTCCGATCAGCCGCCCACCACATCATCGCGATCGGTCGTCACCCCCACCACCCAAATCGCCGGAGCCGGGGTGCTGGGCAACGACCGCAAGCCGGACGAGTCATGCGCACGCGACCCGGCCGCCGCCGATCCCGGGCCGGCCACCCGGCCAGCGCACAACGCGGCGGGCGTCACCCCCGACGTCGCCCAGGTGCCGGCCGACCCGCAGCGCATCGTGGTGCTCTCCGGTGACCAGCTCGACGCGCTATGCGCCCTTGGCCTGCAATCGCGGGTGATCGCCGCGGCGCTGCCGGATGGCTCCTCGAGTCAGCCCTCCTACCTGGGTAAGGCGGTGCACGGGCTGCCCGGTGTCGGGACCCGCAGCTCCCCCGACCTGGACGCCATCGCGGCGGCTCATCCGGACCTGATCCTGGGTTCGCAGGCTTTTACGCCGAAGCTGTACCCGCGGCTGGCCGCGATCGCCCCGACGGTGTTCACCGCCGCACCGGGCGCGGCCTGGGAGGACAACCTGCGTGGTGTAGGCGCCGCGACGGCCCGCAGCGGCGCCATGGACGCCCTGCTCACCGGGTTCGCCGCACGGGCCAAGCTGGTCGGGGCAAACCATGACGCGACTCACTTCCAGGCGTCGATCGTTCAGCTGACCACCAACACCATGCGGGTGTTCGGGGCCAACAACTTCCCGGCCAGCGTGCTGACTGCGGTCGGGGTGGACCGACCAGCATCACAGCGCTTCACCGACAAGCCCTACATCGAGATCGGCACCACCGACGCCGATCTCGCCAACGGTCAGGACCTTTCCGCGGCCGACGCCGACATCGTCTACGTGTCCTGTGCGTCGTCTGCCGCCGCCGAGCGCGCGGCCACCGTCCTGGACAGCGGCCCGTGGCGCAAGCTGTCCGCCAACCACGACAACCGAGTCTTCGTCGTCAACGACGAGATTTGGCAGACGGGCGAGGGCTTGATCGCGGCCCGCGGCATCGTCGACGACCTGCGCTGGGTCAACGCCCCGATCAATTAG
- a CDS encoding NAD(P)-dependent alcohol dehydrogenase, giving the protein MTRRDPGPHDVAIDIKFAGICHSDIHTVKAEWGQPNYPVVPGHEIAGVVAAVGSAVTKHNVGDRVGVGCMVDSCRECSSCLAGLEQYCKPGATFTYNSVGKDGQSTQGGYSQAIVVDENFVVRIPDALPLDAAAPLLCAGITLYSPLRHWNAAPNTRLAIIGLGGLGHMGVKLGAAMGADVTVLSQSLKKMEDGLRLGASHYYATADRDTFRKLRGGFDLILNTVSANLDLGDYLNLLDVDGTLVELGIPEHPMPVPAFALALMRRSLSGSNIGGIAETQEMLNFCAEHGVTPEIELIEPDYINEAYERVLASDVRYRFVIDISRL; this is encoded by the coding sequence ATCACCCGCCGTGACCCCGGTCCCCACGACGTGGCGATCGACATCAAGTTCGCCGGGATCTGCCATTCGGACATCCACACCGTCAAAGCCGAGTGGGGCCAACCGAATTACCCGGTGGTCCCCGGCCACGAGATCGCCGGGGTGGTGGCCGCCGTCGGCTCCGCGGTCACTAAGCACAATGTCGGCGATCGCGTCGGGGTGGGCTGCATGGTGGACTCCTGCCGTGAATGCAGCAGCTGTCTGGCCGGGCTCGAGCAGTACTGCAAGCCGGGCGCGACCTTCACCTACAACTCGGTCGGCAAAGACGGCCAATCGACCCAGGGCGGCTACAGTCAAGCGATCGTCGTCGACGAAAACTTCGTGGTGCGCATCCCCGACGCGCTGCCGCTGGACGCCGCGGCGCCCCTGCTGTGCGCGGGCATCACGCTCTACTCACCGCTGCGGCACTGGAACGCCGCGCCGAACACGCGGCTGGCGATCATCGGCTTGGGCGGATTGGGTCACATGGGCGTCAAACTGGGCGCGGCGATGGGTGCCGACGTGACGGTGCTGTCGCAATCCCTGAAGAAGATGGAGGACGGCCTGCGCCTGGGTGCCAGCCACTACTACGCCACCGCCGACCGGGACACCTTCCGCAAGCTGCGCGGCGGCTTCGACCTGATCCTGAACACCGTCTCGGCGAACCTGGACCTCGGCGACTACCTGAACCTGCTCGACGTCGACGGCACGCTCGTCGAGCTCGGCATCCCCGAGCACCCCATGCCGGTGCCGGCGTTCGCGCTGGCCCTGATGCGGCGCAGTTTGTCCGGGTCGAACATCGGTGGGATCGCCGAGACCCAGGAGATGCTGAATTTCTGCGCCGAGCACGGCGTCACACCCGAGATCGAGCTCATCGAGCCGGATTACATCAACGAAGCCTACGAGCGCGTGCTGGCCAGCGACGTGCGCTACCGCTTCGTCATCGACATCTCACGCTTGTGA
- a CDS encoding DUF3349 domain-containing protein gives MTKTHPSHRHFLSSVVRWLQAGYPDGVPGPDRVPLLALLRSTPLTEDQVREVVGNITEKGSPALADGRIDRDEIAEFIKDMTHYDAGPENIQRVAARLAAAGWPLAAIDVSEVVPGDEDAEAAEQLASRASIASQA, from the coding sequence GTGACGAAAACCCACCCTTCTCACCGCCATTTCCTTAGTTCAGTGGTCCGTTGGTTGCAGGCCGGCTACCCCGACGGCGTACCAGGTCCCGACCGGGTGCCCCTGCTGGCGCTGTTGCGAAGCACGCCACTGACCGAGGATCAGGTCAGGGAAGTCGTGGGCAACATCACCGAAAAGGGATCTCCGGCGCTGGCCGACGGCCGGATCGACCGTGACGAGATCGCCGAGTTCATCAAGGATATGACCCACTACGACGCGGGACCGGAGAACATCCAGCGGGTCGCCGCGAGGTTGGCCGCCGCCGGCTGGCCGCTCGCCGCAATCGACGTCAGCGAGGTTGTTCCCGGTGATGAAGACGCGGAGGCCGCCGAACAGCTTGCCTCACGCGCCTCGATCGCGTCACAAGCGTGA